The segment ATCCAAATACAAAATAGAAAATGTGGTGGTGGTAAGAATGGTTAAGGACAGGATGGTTGAGCTCCTTCAGGAGCACTTTGAGTTGAACCTCTACGAGGCCAGGGCGTACGTGGCATTAGTCGGTTTTGGCGTCCTCACCCCTGCCGAGCTGGCCAGCGTTTCGGAGGTCCCGGCTCCGAGGACCTACGACGTCCTCAGGAGCCTTGAGAAGAAGGGCTTCGCCATCAGCCAGCCTGGCAAGGTGAACAAGTACAGGCCCGTCCACCCGCAGAACATCCTCGAGAAGTTCATCGAGGAGTGGCAGGAGCGCGTCGCCGAGGAGCTTGAGCTCAAGAAGAAGGCAAAGGAGGAGCTCCTCGAGCTCATGAGCCCGCTCATTGAGACCGAGATTCCGAAGTACGGTGTCGAGAAGGTCTGGGTCGTGAGGGGCATAAGGAACGCCACCCTCAAGACCAAGGAGATGTTCGAGGAGGTCAAGGAGCAGATCCTCCTGGCTGACGACGGTTACATAGCCATCAACCTTGAGAGCGACATCATCAAGGCCATTAACAACGGCGCCAAGGCCAGGATAATAGTCACCGAGAACGTCCTCCACAGGCTCGGCACCTCAAAGATAATGGACTACTACAAGGCCGGCAAGCTCGAGCTCAAGGTCATCGACAAGATTGAGCTCCCGATGCTCATCTGCGACGACGAGGTCTTCTTCGCCCTCGAGGACATGGCGGCAAGGTACTTCAACTACGAGACCCAGATATGGATCAAGGACTTCCGCGTCAAGGCCCTCTTCGAGGGCAAGTTCAACGAGTACTGGGAGCAGGCCAAGAAGGCCTGATTCCTCTTTTCCTTGTTCTTCATGTGCCTTTTTACTGCCCTACCTGCGTTAAGAAGAAAGGGGAGCTAACGCCTTCTGAGGATTAACGGAATCACTGCGAGCAAACTTATCAGCCCTGGTCCGCAGATGCCCTTTTTGGTTTCTTTCGTGCTGGTTTGTGTTTTCGTTGTACTGGGAGGCATCTCTGTTGTGCGGGCTGTGCCGTTGGTCTCAGCGGTCGTGCTGGTAGATGTGTTCACGTTAGCTTTCTCGCAGAGTGTCACGTTGACGATTTTAACATCGCCTGGAAACCAGAAACCCTGTATCAGACTGCCGTTTCCAGTTGCGTTCAGGTAAACGAGGGTGACATTTCTCGTAAGGTTGCCCTTTTTGAGAGTGAAGTAAACCGGGACGCTCGAATTCGCAACGATGGCCGGGCCTGGAGACCAGCTGCTCGCGCTTTTGCTGGAAGCTATCCAGAGGTCGCTCACGTTCGCGCGACCCCATTCTCCGGGACCCCAGGATTGCAGTTCAATCCTCCAGCCGTTAATCCCATTGCTAATTTTTCCCCGATGGAGCCAGAACCAACTGCTGACGTTTACCGGCTCAACGCAGAAGTTCCGAGTGTCAAACCTGTGAACCATGTCGACCTGGGAATAATCCGGGAGGTGGTACTCCATCTCCACGTACCAGCTCCCGTTGATGAACGTTGCTCTCCTGTAGATTATCCCCTCCGTGGGAACTCCTACCGCGGGAGTAAAGTTCAGCAGGTAAAGCCTGCCGCCATCGAAGAACAGGAGGTACTCGTGGCCGTAAAAGACCTCGGGCCAGCAGTCGGTCATGCCGCAGCTGACTCCCCACTGAAGGACTTCCAGATGAATTAAGGCATCGGTTCCGTTCGAGAGAACCGAGTATTTTACCTCGTAAAGGGGACTGGGCTCTTTTACGTAGTACGTTGCGGAAACAGGAAAGGTAAGGAAAAGGAGGAGGGTGATGAGGAGGATTACCATTCTATGCATTCTACCACCTCCTTTGAAGTTTTTTCAGTGCCGGGCCCGCCACGCTTAACAGAACGAGCAACCCTGGCCCGCAGATCCCGTTTTCACGTGATGTGGTGGTACCCCTGACTGGGAAGGCTTTAGTATCCACCTGACCTACTATGTCCTCCGTTTCCGACAGGTTATAGTTGCATACCATTTCGTTGAAATCTTGTTGAATTCTTATCTCAACAATCGTTTCGTTCTCAATCCCGAAAAGTATCGGCGCGTCCCGTATGGTGGTTCCCGCTGGAAGTCTTAACACCCGCTTATTAATTAACACAACCCCGTTCTTCGCCCCAAAAGCGGTGAGAGCAAAGAGAGAGGGGTTCATTCCTTCGGGTAGCCGGGCGATTTGTTGATTTCCGTCCAGTGAAAA is part of the Thermococcus sp. JdF3 genome and harbors:
- the trmBL2 gene encoding HTH-type transcriptional regulator TrmBL2, translated to MVKDRMVELLQEHFELNLYEARAYVALVGFGVLTPAELASVSEVPAPRTYDVLRSLEKKGFAISQPGKVNKYRPVHPQNILEKFIEEWQERVAEELELKKKAKEELLELMSPLIETEIPKYGVEKVWVVRGIRNATLKTKEMFEEVKEQILLADDGYIAINLESDIIKAINNGAKARIIVTENVLHRLGTSKIMDYYKAGKLELKVIDKIELPMLICDDEVFFALEDMAARYFNYETQIWIKDFRVKALFEGKFNEYWEQAKKA
- a CDS encoding CGP-CTERM sorting domain-containing protein encodes the protein MHRMVILLITLLLFLTFPVSATYYVKEPSPLYEVKYSVLSNGTDALIHLEVLQWGVSCGMTDCWPEVFYGHEYLLFFDGGRLYLLNFTPAVGVPTEGIIYRRATFINGSWYVEMEYHLPDYSQVDMVHRFDTRNFCVEPVNVSSWFWLHRGKISNGINGWRIELQSWGPGEWGRANVSDLWIASSKSASSWSPGPAIVANSSVPVYFTLKKGNLTRNVTLVYLNATGNGSLIQGFWFPGDVKIVNVTLCEKANVNTSTSTTAETNGTARTTEMPPSTTKTQTSTKETKKGICGPGLISLLAVIPLILRRR